In Oreochromis aureus strain Israel breed Guangdong linkage group 9, ZZ_aureus, whole genome shotgun sequence, the genomic window ggtatgatatggcccagccctactctCAGCCCATTGTTCCTGCAGTGgtctagtttcagtcattgtgcaaatgtactgtttgtttggttggggaaacctgcagtcagctgagactgaagaattCACTTGGATCAGTGATGAAATGCTAGGTCATGATGAACAGTATCAACCTTTTGGGGTCTCCAACAGTCTGTTTTAGTATTTAATTTTGTCACGTTTGACTCTGGCGTGAACTGTTCTTTAACAATTGTAAAGTGTGGATTTAAATTTCTATGTCATTTGATACACAAAGAGGTGTTTATTACGGTTATAGAGCTAGTTATGTACCCATTTGGTGGttacatgttttaatatttacatgtttaaacatctgaatgtTTACACATGAAATTTCAAAGCAGTAATAAGTATGTGCTGAATCTACCTAGTTGTTTTCCCTGCATTTATCCAAGTGTAGAATTTCCTGGCTTCGGAGTGGCCAGTGAAATTTCATGAGAGCTGTACACAGGAAGTGTTTGGGTTGTTGTTGACGTGTGTTGAGAGTAGAGGTGCTGCTAAGAAACTTATCCGTCTCCATCTTGCTGTTTCTAATAGTTCACAGACATTCCAAACCACATAGCAAACCCTCACATTACACAATGTACACTTTTATTGATGcttcattttcatctttttgttGCTTGACAGGCTCTTCAAGACCATGACCATATCTGGGGTATAATCAGCAAAACTGCTGTAAACCAAGATGGCCACTCTGTTACTCCAATCACCAAACCATCCATGACACAACAAGAAGACCTTCTCCGCAGAATCTATTCAGAGTCTGACCTTGCAAATGTCCAGTACATAGAGGCACATGGGACTGGAACCCCAGCTGGAGACCCAACAGAGGCACAAAGCATTTCCAACGTCATTGCTAAATCTAGACCTCCCAGTTCAAAAACACTGTGGATCGGCTCTTTGAAGAGTAATATTGGACACACAGAATCTGCTGCTGGAGTCGCTGGACTCATTAAGGTTCTCCTGATGATGAAGCATGAGACCATTGTTCCTTCGGTGTTCTACACTGATAAGGCTTCCAGTGTAGATACCACAGCACTGAACATTAAAATTTCTAAGGAATCAGAAAAATGGGAATGCTCTAGTGCAAGAGTTGCAGGAGTTAACAACTTTGGTTTTGGGGGAACAAATGCGCACGCCATTGTCACACAGCACATCCAGCCATATTCTAAGCAAAGGCATGATAATAAGCAAGTCAAGTATTTTGTCATATCTGCAAATTCTTCAAAATCACTTATCATGATGATGGAAAATACCATCAATCAGCTACAGGCAGAAAACCGGTTTGATCTAGATTCTTTCCTCTACACGTCAGCTTGCAGAAGAACCCaccaaaaacataaatacagaAAGGCCATCACAGTGTCTTCTGCAGTTAATCTAAAAGAGGAGCTAATTGCTACTGTTGGCAAAAATATCAGTGTTGCCTTCTCAGATCCAAGGTTAGTGTTTGTCTTCTGTGGAAATGGTGTCACCTACCATGGTATGTGCAAGCAGCTACTAAAAACCGAGCCTATATTCAGAGCAAAGATCAAAGAAATTAAGGAACTTTTCCGAAAGCTGAGTCCTCTGGACATCCTGGATACGCTTGAGAGCGAATTTGAGAGCAGCGACTTCAGAAACCCAGACGTTGTCCAACCTCTTCTCTTTGCTATTCAGGTTGGGATTACTACCTTGCTCAGGCACTGGGGAGTCAAAGCTGATGCAATTCTAGGACACTCTGTTGGTGAAGTGGCAGCCGCTCACTGCTCTGGTCTCTTGTCTCTGGAGGATGCAGTAAAAGTCATATATTTCCGCAGCACTCTCCAGAGAAAAGTCACCGGGGGAAAGATGCTCGTGATCAGCAACATGGCTGTATCAGAGGTATCTTCACTGCTCCCTCCTTACGCTGGTAAAATTTGCCTTTCTGCATATAACAGCCCACAGTCCTGCACCCTTTCAGGTGATGCAGACGCAATTGAGCGCTTCCATAAGGAGCTCAGCACCTCAGCCAATAGTCAGAATCTGTTCCTTCGTGTGCTGGATGTCCCTGCTGCTTATCACAGCCACATGATGGACCCAATTCTACCAGAAATTGTGGAAAGAATTGGTCTCTTACAGGTGAATGATCTTGACACAGAGTTGTTCTCAACAGTAACAGGCAAGGAAGTCCAGCAGGGAGATTTCTGCACAGGTGAATACTGGGCCAGAAACATTCGTGAGCCGGTTGCTTTTGAGCAGGCAGTACAGTCAGCAACTAGAGGAAAGAAGCACACGGTTTTTGTTGAGATAGGTCCAAGAAGGGCACTGCAGAGAAACATTATGGAAACTCTGGGAAATAACACGGCTGTCCTTGCCTCCGTGCAGCCAGAAAAAGATCATGAATCAGTCATGTCTGTTGTTTCTCAACTGTTTGAACTCGGTGTTCAAGTAGATTGGAACACGTTCTATAAAGGCTATGAGACAGTACCTCTGCCTTTTCCTACATATCAATTTGACTGCTCAGACAAGGATGTTATCATTGGGGCAGCACAGAATAGCACAGCAAGCAATCATCCTGTGTTGTGTCAGACAGGAAATGAAAGCAACATTTTCACTTGTGATCTAAAGTCTGACTCTACTTTCTACTTGAAAGAGCACAAGCACAATGATGTACCCATCATCCCTGGTGCTTTCTATGCTGAACTGGGTTTAGCTGCGTGCATGGCCAGTGCTAAACCAAAAGTACCTCTCAGTTCACTGCAGCTCAGTATCAATTTTCACAGTCCATTTGTTTTAACACAGAATCCACCTGAAATGAAAGTGCAACTAGAACAAACAGAGAGGGAAACCAGATTCAGCGTTCTCTCCCCATCTGTAGTTTATGCATCAGGCACTGTGGTTTCAAAGAAAGAGAGTCTGATTGAGGAGCAGTGCATTTCACTAAGCTCCATCTACAAACGATGCACATCTGTAGTGAGTTTTCAGGAGTTTTATGGGTATCTCTCTCAAGGAGGTTTTCAGTATGGAGACATCTTCCAGAATAAGAAGGATGTGCACTATGGAGATGATCTGAAAGAGGCTTTTGCAAATGTCTCAGTTCCAGAAGAACTTCAGTCTCATTTGCATGACTACTGCATTCATCCTGTCTTGCTGGATTATTTGATGCAGCTTCTCCCAGTTGCAGTAGAGCACGTCTTTACTGGCAGGCCAGGATTTCCTGCCAAAATAGGAAGTCTTACAGTCTTTGAACCTTTGCAAAATGAAATGACTATTTATCTGAGAGCAACTGATGTGGGCACTGATCACTTTGGGGTTTGTGGGTGCTTTGCAGACAAGGAAGGCAGAGTGTTGGTCGAGGTCAAAAATGTCATAATCAAGTACCTAGGCAGTCGTTCTCATGTGGTAGATGAGTACTTCTACCACAATGCCTTCGATGTCATCCCAAATGATCACATTCCTACTCCTCCTCCAAAGGCCTTGGTGTTCTGTGATACTTTAGGGATCGCTGATGGTCTAAAGAAACATTTGGACTCAGCATCTACTTACATTCCCTTCACATATGCAAAGGACATCTTGGGCAGTGGTTTCCCTTCTCTTTTGGCAAATCTTAAAATCACAGATATTAGAGAAAACTGTGATGAGGTCTTATTTTTGTGGGGCAAAGAAGATCTCACATCACGGCCAGCTGACATCATCCTGCAGAATCTGGCTGACTGCTGTGAGATTTTCCGCCAAATAGTTCTTGAGCTAAAGCGAATTCACTTCCCAAAATCAATTAGAGCAGTAACTTACCGTTCATCTGACATCACAGTAGATCATGTAAGTCCAGGTTTTGCTCTTGCGGGTGTGACACGATCGTTCGCTGCAGAGATACCAGAGCTTTCTTTTCAGCTGATTGATATAAGCAGGATCTCTGCTGAGGACATTGCAGCTCTGTCTGATGTCCTAAGGTCATACCCATGCAGCAAGCACCCAGAACTGGTGGTAAAAGGTGGACAGGTTTTGAAACCTTCCATTGTGCGCACCCCACTAGAAATCACTGAAAATAAAGCAGGCACTTATACATCTACAGTGTCTGAACCTTGTATTTTTCTGACAGCTGATGCTCATAATATTACGCAACTGAGTGCCATTCGCTCTGACGAGGTGGCTGAGCCAATCAGTGATACATTCATTGAAATCCAGCCCAGTAAGATATGTGTTCACTCATCAGACTATTTCCCAGTCAGCACTTCAAATCTAAAATTCGGCAAAACACTCTATTGGAACAAGCACTCATCTCAGAAACACAAGCTGCTCGCTCTTGACTTCAGCGGTACTATCACAGCAGTTGGAAAAGATGTAAGGAAATTCAAAGTGGGAGAACATGTTGCTTCCTGTTATCCTGTGGTGGCAGCAAGTAAAATCAGAGTGCCACAGGAAGTGTGCTACAGCACCAAAAAGTTCCCGGTCCTCAAAAAACACCCTGTGTTTCCTACTTTGTGCTAGCATGGAAATCCTTCATCGAGCCTTGCTCGGAGCCAAGCATAATATAACAATCATATGCTCTGTGCCTGATTCTGCACTAGTGAAAGTCTTGGCACTTAGCGCTTGCAAATCAGGCTGGAATGTGAATGTTGAAACGCAATGCAATGGGACTTTTGTAGGTGCCAGTCAGTTGGGTGCAGTTGTCATTCTGCCTCCATTTGATGAATCCCTAACTGCTAAAATTTGCAACTTTCCAGGGTTACAACATGTTGTAATAGTATGTGAATCTCAGAAGCAGGATCTAGTCGTTGAGGAAGTGTTCCAAAGTGCAAAGGAAGGTGTTCATGTACAGACAATTCAGATGCCAGTCATTTTCCAAAAGGGATTCCTGAGAACACACAGGCAATACCTTTATCACTGGCTAAAGTCCTTAAACTTTAATGGGAAACTGGCTCTTGAAAGCTTTACCTTTCAGAGTGCAAAATCTGAACGAAAAAGCATTGATTCAGCAAAACCAGACTCATATTTCAGCTCCAAGAAATTGGCTGTTGTAGCTCTTGAAAATGATTTTGGCAGTACACTGTCTGAGATTCCACTTctcccaacaaaaaaacagctttttcgAAAGAGGTCTGTGTATGTAGTGGCAGGTGGTCTTTCTGGTCTGGGCTTTGAGACTGTTAAGTTCATCTCACAAAGAGGTGGTGAGTACATTGTCATTCTCTCCAGAAGAAAGCCCACACCAGAAGTACAGCGAGAAATCAACAATGTGGAGAAACAGTGTCGAAACAGCATCACCAGCATAGAGTGTGACATATCTGTTTCTGAGAACATGCACAAAGTCATCAATGTCATTGGAAAGAAGTTCCCTGGTCATCTGATCAGAGGTGTGTTTCACAGTGCAGTAGTCTTGCATGATGGGCTGATTGAGACCCTTAACAGATCTCTGTACGAGAAGGTTTTCACACCAAAAGTAAAAGGTGTCCTGAATTTGCACAATGCAACAAAGCACTGTCCATTGGATTACTTTGTATGTTACTCCTCCATTTCCGCTTTCCTGGGAAATGCATCGCAATCAAACTACGCAGCAGCCAATACGTTTCTCGATCTGTTCTGTCAATACAGGCGCAAACTCAACTTGCCTGCACAGTCTATCAACTGGGGAGCTCTGAACCTTGGTCTGCTCTTGAACAAAGAACATATTCAGCGTTTTCTTGAGGCAAAGGGAATGATGATTTTAGATGTGGCTGAGATTCATCACAGCTTGGAGCAATGCCTTGTGCTCAACCAACCCCAGCAAGCTGTTTGCAGGTTTCACTTCAGAAACATCAGCTACAATATCCTTTCCCAAAATAAAGCCTTGACTATGCGCCTTTCTGCATTAGTCGAGGCAGCCTTTCAAAAATATAGAGAGACcataagtaaaactaaacaagCTGTCTATGTCTCACCAAAGGACTATGTTGTCTCTCTACTTAGTGAGACCATTGGCATGGAGCAGAGTGAGCTGAAGGATGATTTACCTCTTTCATCCTTAGGCATTGACTCCATGCAGGCTATGACTCTGCAGAATCTTATCTTTCAGGGGAGAGGTGTGAATGTGCCTTTGGTGAAACTACTGGATCCCAATGCAACTATTGCAAAAATGGCAGCTCTACTGAGTGAAGGAGCTGAAGGCAAAAGGTTCAGTGAGAACCCAGAGTCTCTTCCAGATGAAGCTGAAGTTTCTACCAGATTGTAAAAAACTTAAATGGAGATATTACTTTATGAATACAATCAGGCATTAGCCATCAGAAGAATACAACAATAGATTCAATGTATATTTTGTAGTACTGTcaataagattaaaaaaaattaactaattaatcGCACAATTTTTCTGTAGTTAATCACGATTAATCGCAATTACTTGATCAATAGCCTGGTTGCAGTtacattttttcaactttatgtttaagcttgtaactgacaatataatgaagtaaatgaagtaaatgcagaataaacacaaagaatgtatgcttaaattcaaagagaatCTGAATAGTTTTCTTCAATCTTTTAACACAGGTTCTCTCCtgtgaaatacaactttttaaaaaacctatATACTAACAGATAAGTATacactaatatataatatatattagtgctgtcaaacaattaaaatgtttaatcagatTCATCACAGGGTTACAGTGGATTAATTTTGTGGATGATGAATGATGATTAAATATAATTCATTTCTATTCTGTATTAAtcgcatttcattttgcatgagcaaacagactcgagaaaaaagggaaattgGCAATTGTGTCAGTCAATATTTCTGGGGTAGACTTACTGAGCCCCCGATGCTCAGTGAGTGATTTGTCGCAAGCTGGGTGTCGCATTAGCCAAAGTCCTAGCAGCATCCCCGGCTAATGTATGCTTCACgtaaatgtgatattttaagctggaagtgctttggtgaaaagaaaattcacCGAAAATTCCTTCTTGCACAATGTGCAAATAACAAGACGGAACGACTGTTccatcttgttatttttttaatactcaaatttcccatcGAGAAGGCCAATGTGCGTTTATCATCTTCCAGATTGAGTTGATTGTTTCAGCTGCCCATCACTACCAGATCAACTGCCCATTTGCGCATGTGCAAAGGTAGctctacttggacaaactgcccgaaatgcgttgacagaaacatttcaggggttttgagtcattctgcactcAAGATGCGTTAATtgcgttaaaaattttaattgtgTTGACCGTGATGGCAGATTAATTTGTGTTAACGcgttaattttgacagcactaatatttTGCATTCAGcttgaattaaaaaataataaaataaaatggccATTGTAATAAAGGAAAGTTGTTATATTAATGCAACTTGTTTACAGTACTTTGCATccttttttgtattcatttttagATTTTGGTTGATTATTTTGTAATACAGCCTTTTAACCCAATGACATGTATGAAGTTTTCaaagaatatttcatatatctgTTTTACTCACCAATATGGTACAGAAAAATCAGCATTGCAACTATACATGTAACTCCTGATAAATGTTTTTACTGCTAAATTATGCAAAGTAAATGACTtatctttaattattttttgagtttaaataaatgttgtatttttaaaattggTCTCATCACATCTCAGAATCAGAatatctttattgtcactgtaacaagtacaacaaaataaagtgCAGTCCCTGCGGTGTCAAGAAAGAAAAGTTCAAATGTAATTacaaaagtttttttgttttttaa contains:
- the LOC116310352 gene encoding LOW QUALITY PROTEIN: phenolphthiocerol/phthiocerol polyketide synthase subunit C-like (The sequence of the model RefSeq protein was modified relative to this genomic sequence to represent the inferred CDS: inserted 2 bases in 2 codons): MEETEDSIAVVGIGCNFPGGEGLDNFWKVLVNGRNCSVPIPKERFDLSSWYDPDDNKPGKSRTAKAAFIDGFNEFDHMFFGISESEVEQMDPQQKQLLQCVYRALENAGIPMEKASGTRTGVFFGIMNRDYASHASHVHPSVISHWTGTGLAMSIAANRVSYVFNFTGPSLCLDTACSSSLVALHLACQSIKQGDCEMAVCGGVSCILEPRVFVALSKAKMISPDGTSKPFSSGADGYGRGEGCGVVLLKPLKKALQDHDHIWGIISKTAVNQDGHSVTPITKPSMTQQEDLLRRIYSESDLANVQYIEAHGTGTPAGDPTEAQSISNVIAKSRPPSSKTLWIGSLKSNIGHTESAAGVAGLIKVLLMMKHETIVPSVFYTDKASSVDTTALNIKISKESEKWECSSARVAGVNNFGFGGTNAHAIVTQHIQPYSKQRHDNKQVKYFVISANSSKSLIMMMENTINQLQAENRFDLDSFLYTSACRRTHQKHKYRKAITVSSAVNLKEELIATVGKNISVAFSDPRLVFVFCGNGVTYHGMCKQLLKTEPIFRAKIKEIKELFRKLSPLDILDTLESEFESSDFRNPDVVQPLLFAIQVGITTLLRHWGVKADAILGHSVGEVAAAHCSGLLSLEDAVKVIYFRSTLQRKVTGGKMLVISNMAVSEVSSLLPPYAGKICLSAYNSPQSCTLSGDADAIERFHKELSTSANSQNLFLRVLDVPAAYHSHMMDPILPEIVERIGLLQVNDLDTELFSTVTGKEVQQGDFCTGEYWARNIREPVAFEQAVQSATRGKKHTVFVEIGPRRALQRNIMETLGNNTAVLASVQPEKDHESVMSVVSQLFELGVQVDWNTFYKGYETVPLPFPTYQFDCSDKDVIIGAAQNSTASNHPVLCQTGNESNIFTCDLKSDSTFYLKEHKHNDVPIIPGAFYAELGLAACMASAKPKVPLSSLQLSINFHSPFVLTQNPPEMKVQLEQTERETRFSVLSPSVVYASGTVVSKKESLIEEQCISLSSIYKRCTSVVSFQEFYGYLSQGGFQYGDIFQNKKDVHYGDDLKEAFANVSVPEELQSHLHDYCIHPVLLDYLMQLLPVAVEHVFTGRPGFPAKIGSLTVFEPLQNEMTIYLRATDVGTDHFGVCGCFADKEGRVLVEVKNVIIKYLGSRSHVVDEYFYHNAFDVIPNDHIPTPPPKALVFCDTLGIADGLKKHLDSASTYIPFTYAKDILGSGFPSLLANLKITDIRENCDEVLFLWGKEDLTSRPADIILQNLADCCEIFRQIVLELKRIHFPKSIRAVTYRSSDITVDHVSPGFALAGVTRSFAAEIPELSFQLIDISRISAEDIAALSDVLRSYPCSKHPELVVKGGQVLKPSIVRTPLEITENKAGTYTSTVSEPCIFLTADAHNITQLSAIRSDEVAEPISDTFIEIQPSKICVHSSDYFPVSTSNLKFGKTLYWNKHSSQKHKLLALDFSGTITAVGKDVRKFKVGEHVASCYPVVAASKIRVPQEVCYSTKKFPVLKXTPCVSYFVLAWKSFIEPCSEPXHNITIICSVPDSALVKVLALSACKSGWNVNVETQCNGTFVGASQLGAVVILPPFDESLTAKICNFPGLQHVVIVCESQKQDLVVEEVFQSAKEGVHVQTIQMPVIFQKGFLRTHRQYLYHWLKSLNFNGKLALESFTFQSAKSERKSIDSAKPDSYFSSKKLAVVALENDFGSTLSEIPLLPTKKQLFRKRSVYVVAGGLSGLGFETVKFISQRGGEYIVILSRRKPTPEVQREINNVEKQCRNSITSIECDISVSENMHKVINVIGKKFPGHLIRGVFHSAVVLHDGLIETLNRSLYEKVFTPKVKGVLNLHNATKHCPLDYFVCYSSISAFLGNASQSNYAAANTFLDLFCQYRRKLNLPAQSINWGALNLGLLLNKEHIQRFLEAKGMMILDVAEIHHSLEQCLVLNQPQQAVCRFHFRNISYNILSQNKALTMRLSALVEAAFQKYRETISKTKQAVYVSPKDYVVSLLSETIGMEQSELKDDLPLSSLGIDSMQAMTLQNLIFQGRGVNVPLVKLLDPNATIAKMAALLSEGAEGKRFSENPESLPDEAEVSTRL